The proteins below are encoded in one region of Deltaproteobacteria bacterium:
- a CDS encoding metal ABC transporter permease: MSFWDARFLWQEPMLAAVLGAALCGYLGFFVVLRRIAFMSAALSQVSGLGVAMAFWVGSFAEVTPHQEGTPWYASPALYAILFAVLGAVTMALPSRSKRVSPESIVALAYLASSAGVIMVLNSPRIAQEAHEIGDLLFGNAVVVKHEHLVQLGIVAAGVLLLHAVLFKDFLFCSFDPETARAAGYPVRNLDLVLHLSLALTVAVTTRALGALPVFAFLVLPAGAALLLSERLRPVIWIGVFLAIVSAGLGYYLSWTFSLPTGPMMVALASAFWIVAGGKRAIEKLGVRG, translated from the coding sequence ATGAGCTTCTGGGACGCACGGTTCCTCTGGCAGGAGCCCATGCTCGCGGCCGTGCTGGGCGCGGCGCTCTGCGGCTACCTGGGCTTCTTCGTCGTCTTGCGGCGCATCGCCTTCATGAGCGCGGCGCTCTCGCAGGTCTCGGGCCTGGGCGTGGCGATGGCGTTCTGGGTGGGCAGCTTCGCCGAGGTCACGCCGCACCAGGAGGGCACGCCCTGGTACGCCTCGCCTGCGCTCTACGCGATCCTGTTCGCGGTGCTCGGCGCGGTGACCATGGCCTTGCCCAGCCGCAGCAAGCGGGTGAGCCCGGAGTCGATCGTCGCGCTCGCGTATCTGGCCTCGAGCGCCGGCGTGATCATGGTGCTCAACAGCCCGCGCATCGCGCAGGAGGCCCACGAGATCGGCGACCTCCTCTTCGGAAACGCGGTGGTGGTGAAGCACGAGCACCTGGTGCAGCTCGGCATCGTCGCCGCGGGCGTCCTGCTCCTGCACGCGGTGCTCTTCAAGGACTTCCTCTTCTGCAGCTTCGATCCCGAGACCGCTCGCGCGGCCGGCTACCCGGTCCGGAATCTGGACCTGGTGCTGCACCTCTCGCTCGCGCTCACCGTCGCGGTGACCACGCGCGCGCTCGGTGCCTTGCCCGTGTTCGCGTTCCTGGTGCTGCCGGCGGGCGCGGCGCTGCTGCTCTCGGAGCGGCTGCGGCCGGTGATTTGGATTGGGGTGTTTCTCGCCATCGTCTCGGCGGGGCTGGGCTACTACCTGTCGTGGACGTTCTCGCTGCCCACCGGTCCGATGATGGTGGCGCTGGCGTCGGCGTTCTGGATCGTCGCGGGCGGAAAGCGCGCGATCGAGAAGCTCGGGGTGCGCGGATGA
- a CDS encoding dipeptide epimerase codes for MLKLASLTVVELSVPLVDPFVIASGRVDATRCALVTAVLEDGSARFTGLGEAACLPPVTREDQPDVLRAVAAAAPRLIGIKLDPDDLASLQAPLDAAFHGHLVSRAGVELALLDALARAKGVPLYTLLGGPEPGRAPELVTDITLPILPPARMAELASQWSAKGFVSFKVKVGKDLQGDLDALAAVHRAVPGARFRLDANGGFTADEAVRVLRAAEALGPVECYEQPCAEDDLAGMAQVASTSRAPVVADESVKHLAELGRVRDARAASGVNLKIAKSGGLLPALAIGRAARAAGMSIMVGGMVETRLGMTAATHLAAALGGVEFPDLDTAWLLRTDPFRGGYRESGPRYTLGSEPGLGIELR; via the coding sequence ATGCTCAAGCTGGCTTCGCTCACCGTCGTCGAGCTCTCTGTTCCGCTCGTCGATCCGTTCGTCATCGCCTCGGGGCGCGTGGATGCCACCCGCTGCGCGCTGGTGACCGCGGTCCTCGAAGATGGCAGCGCCCGCTTCACCGGGCTGGGCGAGGCGGCGTGCCTGCCGCCGGTCACGCGCGAAGATCAGCCCGACGTGCTCCGCGCCGTCGCCGCCGCCGCGCCGAGGTTGATCGGGATCAAGTTGGATCCGGACGACCTCGCTTCGCTGCAGGCGCCGCTCGACGCCGCGTTCCACGGTCACCTGGTCTCTCGCGCGGGCGTGGAGCTGGCGCTGCTCGATGCGCTCGCGCGCGCGAAGGGCGTCCCCCTCTACACGCTGCTCGGCGGGCCGGAGCCAGGCCGCGCGCCGGAGCTGGTCACCGACATCACTTTGCCCATCCTGCCGCCCGCGCGCATGGCCGAGCTGGCGTCGCAGTGGAGCGCCAAGGGCTTCGTGAGCTTCAAGGTGAAGGTCGGAAAAGATCTCCAGGGCGATCTCGACGCCCTCGCTGCGGTCCACCGGGCCGTGCCGGGCGCGCGGTTTCGGCTCGACGCCAATGGCGGTTTCACCGCCGACGAGGCCGTCCGGGTGTTGCGCGCCGCGGAAGCACTCGGACCGGTCGAGTGCTACGAGCAGCCCTGTGCCGAGGACGATCTCGCGGGAATGGCCCAGGTCGCTTCGACGAGCCGCGCTCCGGTGGTGGCCGATGAGTCGGTGAAGCACCTGGCGGAGCTCGGTCGCGTCCGCGACGCGCGCGCGGCCTCGGGCGTGAACCTCAAGATCGCCAAGAGCGGCGGGCTGCTACCGGCGCTGGCCATCGGTCGGGCGGCGCGGGCGGCGGGCATGTCGATCATGGTCGGCGGCATGGTGGAGACCCGCCTGGGCATGACCGCGGCCACGCACCTCGCCGCGGCGCTGGGTGGCGTCGAGTTCCCGGATCTCGATACCGCCTGGCTGCTGCGCACGGATCCGTTCCGCGGCGGCTATCGCGAGTCCGGACCGCGCTACACGCTCGGATCCGAGCCTGGCCTCGGCATCGAGTTGCGCTGA
- a CDS encoding zinc ABC transporter substrate-binding protein has translation MKRSLLILLAALLAPAIARADEPLRVVTSIQTFADLAKRVGGDKVQVESLSHGYQDPHFVEAKPNLMLTLNRADLLIHVGLELEIGWLPPLVTGSRNEKIMVGQPGNLDCSQFIKLLDVPITRVDRSQGDIHPMGNPHYWIPPVNAVRIAKGISERLKVLRPQDAAYFDEQFKKFVADVQAHVPAWEAAAKPLAGQKVVTYHKSWSYVSAWLKLDEIGYIENKPGIPPSPDHLAQLITQMKAQGVKLLIVEDFYNRAIADDVAAHSGAHVVSAPSDVGAKPEIKTYFDLVDALLKALNNGLK, from the coding sequence ATGAAGCGCTCTCTCTTGATTCTCCTGGCCGCGCTGCTCGCGCCGGCCATCGCCCGCGCTGACGAGCCCTTGCGCGTGGTCACCTCCATCCAGACCTTCGCCGATCTCGCCAAGCGCGTGGGCGGCGACAAGGTCCAGGTGGAGAGCCTCTCGCACGGCTACCAGGATCCGCACTTCGTCGAGGCGAAGCCGAACCTGATGCTCACGTTGAACCGCGCCGACCTGCTCATCCACGTGGGCCTGGAGCTGGAGATCGGCTGGCTTCCGCCGCTGGTCACTGGCTCGCGCAACGAGAAGATCATGGTGGGCCAGCCCGGCAACCTCGACTGCTCCCAGTTCATCAAGCTGCTGGATGTGCCCATCACCCGCGTCGACCGCAGCCAGGGCGACATCCACCCCATGGGCAACCCGCACTACTGGATCCCGCCGGTGAACGCGGTGCGCATCGCCAAGGGCATCAGCGAGCGGCTCAAGGTTCTCCGCCCGCAGGACGCGGCCTACTTCGACGAGCAGTTCAAGAAGTTCGTGGCCGACGTGCAGGCCCACGTGCCCGCGTGGGAGGCCGCGGCCAAGCCGCTCGCGGGCCAGAAGGTCGTCACGTACCACAAGAGCTGGAGCTACGTGTCCGCGTGGCTCAAGCTCGACGAGATCGGCTACATCGAGAACAAGCCCGGCATCCCGCCCTCGCCGGATCACCTGGCGCAGCTCATCACCCAGATGAAGGCGCAGGGCGTGAAGCTCCTCATCGTGGAGGACTTCTACAACCGCGCCATTGCCGACGACGTGGCAGCCCACAGCGGCGCGCACGTGGTGTCGGCCCCGAGCGACGTGGGCGCCAAGCCGGAGATCAAGACCTACTTCGACCTCGTGGACGCGCTGCTCAAGGCGCTGAACAACGGGCTGAAGTAG
- a CDS encoding site-2 protease family protein has translation MSNPSAAEFELPPPEPVAPVRERWLLHVGLFVATFACVAGLQWLSTQSVRDALMFTAALLAILTCHEFGHYFAGKYYGVSISPPYFIPLPLPIGIGTLGAVIQIRTLIPTRNALVDIGAAGPIAGMVLGIPLLFWGTAHSHYAPVVYEAGIHLPGRASLWSAATTFAHAFQLAGGTLGARFSAGGHALGALLSPEPPVFWSGDCLLTWIPQRLFLGPRPPGQDLFLHPVAFAGWWACLVTMLNLFPIGQTDGGHVTAALFGKKAEWIGHGMHLSLLALIVFASPSWIGWLLVTRYLVGVRHPPVTQPQEPLSASRYVIALVSLVLLVLTFIPVPFETRGGP, from the coding sequence ATGTCCAACCCCAGCGCCGCGGAGTTCGAGCTTCCTCCCCCCGAGCCCGTCGCGCCGGTGCGCGAGCGGTGGCTGCTGCATGTGGGGCTCTTCGTCGCGACGTTCGCGTGCGTCGCCGGGCTGCAGTGGCTCTCCACCCAGAGCGTGCGCGACGCGCTGATGTTCACCGCGGCGCTGCTGGCGATCCTCACCTGCCACGAGTTCGGCCACTACTTCGCGGGCAAGTACTACGGCGTGTCGATCTCGCCGCCGTACTTCATCCCCCTGCCCCTGCCGATCGGCATTGGCACGCTGGGCGCGGTGATCCAGATCCGCACCCTCATCCCCACGCGAAATGCGCTCGTCGACATCGGCGCGGCAGGGCCCATCGCCGGCATGGTGCTGGGCATCCCGCTGCTGTTCTGGGGCACGGCGCACTCGCACTACGCGCCGGTGGTCTACGAGGCAGGGATCCATCTGCCCGGGCGCGCGTCGCTCTGGTCGGCGGCCACCACGTTCGCGCACGCGTTTCAGCTCGCGGGCGGAACGCTCGGGGCGCGCTTCAGCGCGGGCGGGCACGCCCTGGGTGCGCTGCTCTCGCCCGAGCCGCCGGTGTTCTGGAGCGGCGACTGCCTGCTCACGTGGATCCCGCAGCGCCTCTTCCTGGGCCCGCGGCCGCCGGGCCAGGATCTCTTTCTCCACCCGGTCGCGTTCGCGGGCTGGTGGGCCTGCCTGGTGACGATGCTGAACCTCTTCCCCATCGGCCAGACCGACGGCGGCCACGTGACCGCGGCGCTCTTCGGGAAAAAGGCGGAGTGGATTGGGCACGGCATGCACCTGAGCCTGCTGGCCCTGATCGTGTTCGCGTCGCCGTCGTGGATTGGCTGGCTGCTGGTGACGCGCTACCTGGTGGGCGTGCGCCACCCGCCGGTGACCCAGCCCCAGGAGCCGCTGAGCGCGAGCCGCTACGTGATCGCGCTGGTCTCGCTGGTGCTTCTGGTGCTCACCTTCATCCCCGTGCCCTTCGAGACGCGAGGCGGCCCGTGA
- a CDS encoding ATP-dependent DNA helicase, translating to MAEAVTRALAERRYLLVEAGTGTGKTLAYLVPALRSGRKVVVSTATKTLQDQIFFKDLPLLAERAGLSFRAAYMKGRSNYLCLARFGRFEQEPLFQTKHDARLYPRLRAWAKATETGDKSELDLPEGFAAWRELSATADTCTGQRCPDYEACFVTKMRAEAAAADLVVVNHALFFADVAVRTGKSKEVIEDDDAADPSDEKRRPMRGAGEVIPRYDVVIFDEAHALEEIASEHFGTHISSFKLEELARDGERMLLPGHEKYPEAAPAWAALRTASQALFGAVSAQLPQSESVRLTPALREAAMAQSSDTFRVLESVRESLAGDELAEVASLGRRAGELAEQLRFVLAEEKPSHVYFAEQRMRSVALRAAPVDVAEELARRVYPALDTAVFTSATLSTGGSFEFLKKRLGLVDSKGQPRVELESKSLPSPFDYGSQSILYVPVHLPEPNDPRFTAAAAAEVEALTHVTDGRAFVLCTSLRQMGELYKLLEGRLPWQMLLQGELPKQKLLERFREEPSVLFASQSFWEGVDVPGDALSLVIIDRLPFANPKDPVVAARIQWLKEQGQEPFDAYQVPEAALSLRQGFGRLIRTQRDRGIVAVLDKRVRTKGYGRKFLESLPPATRVGDFAKLGPAWKKIRDSVPGS from the coding sequence ATGGCGGAGGCCGTCACCCGCGCGCTCGCCGAGCGGCGCTACCTGCTCGTGGAAGCGGGAACGGGCACCGGCAAGACGCTCGCGTACCTGGTGCCCGCGCTGCGCTCGGGTCGGAAGGTGGTCGTCTCCACGGCGACCAAGACGCTTCAAGATCAGATCTTCTTCAAGGACCTGCCGCTGCTCGCCGAGCGCGCGGGGCTCTCGTTCCGCGCCGCGTACATGAAGGGCCGCTCGAACTACCTGTGCCTGGCGCGCTTCGGGCGCTTCGAGCAGGAGCCGCTCTTCCAGACCAAGCACGACGCGCGCCTCTACCCGCGGCTGCGCGCCTGGGCCAAGGCCACCGAGACCGGCGACAAGTCCGAGCTCGATCTGCCCGAGGGCTTCGCGGCCTGGCGCGAGCTCAGCGCGACGGCGGATACGTGCACCGGCCAGCGCTGTCCGGACTACGAGGCGTGCTTCGTGACCAAGATGCGCGCCGAGGCCGCCGCGGCGGATCTGGTCGTGGTGAACCACGCGCTCTTCTTCGCCGACGTGGCGGTGCGCACCGGGAAGTCGAAGGAAGTGATCGAGGACGACGACGCCGCGGATCCGTCGGACGAGAAGCGGCGGCCCATGCGCGGCGCGGGCGAGGTGATCCCGCGCTACGACGTGGTGATCTTCGACGAGGCCCACGCGCTCGAAGAGATCGCCAGCGAGCACTTCGGCACCCACATCTCGAGCTTCAAGCTGGAGGAGCTCGCGCGCGACGGCGAGCGCATGCTGCTGCCCGGCCACGAGAAGTATCCCGAGGCGGCGCCGGCGTGGGCCGCTTTGCGGACCGCGTCGCAGGCGCTGTTTGGGGCGGTGTCGGCGCAGCTGCCGCAGAGCGAGAGCGTGCGGCTCACCCCCGCGCTGCGCGAAGCGGCGATGGCGCAGTCGAGCGATACGTTTCGCGTGCTGGAGAGCGTGCGCGAGTCGCTGGCGGGTGACGAGCTGGCCGAGGTGGCGTCGCTGGGGCGGCGCGCGGGTGAGCTCGCGGAGCAGCTGCGCTTCGTGCTCGCGGAGGAGAAGCCGAGCCACGTCTACTTTGCCGAGCAGCGGATGCGCTCCGTCGCGCTGCGCGCAGCGCCGGTGGACGTGGCCGAGGAGCTCGCGCGGCGCGTCTACCCCGCGCTGGATACGGCGGTGTTCACCTCGGCCACGCTCTCCACGGGCGGCTCGTTCGAGTTCCTGAAGAAGCGCCTCGGGCTCGTCGATTCCAAGGGCCAGCCGCGTGTGGAGCTGGAGTCGAAGAGCCTGCCTTCGCCGTTCGACTACGGCAGCCAGTCGATCCTCTACGTGCCGGTGCACCTGCCCGAGCCGAACGACCCGCGCTTCACGGCGGCCGCGGCGGCAGAGGTCGAGGCCCTCACCCACGTGACCGACGGCCGCGCGTTCGTGCTCTGCACCTCGCTGCGGCAGATGGGCGAGCTCTACAAGCTGCTCGAGGGCCGGCTGCCCTGGCAGATGCTGCTCCAGGGCGAGCTGCCCAAGCAGAAGCTGCTCGAGCGCTTCCGCGAGGAGCCGAGCGTGCTCTTTGCGTCGCAGAGCTTCTGGGAAGGCGTCGACGTTCCTGGCGACGCGCTGTCCCTGGTGATCATCGACCGGCTGCCGTTCGCGAACCCGAAGGATCCGGTGGTGGCCGCGCGGATCCAGTGGCTGAAAGAGCAAGGTCAGGAGCCGTTCGACGCCTACCAGGTTCCCGAAGCGGCGCTCTCGCTGCGGCAAGGTTTTGGCCGGCTGATCCGAACCCAGCGCGATCGCGGCATCGTGGCCGTGCTCGACAAGCGCGTTCGCACCAAGGGCTACGGCCGGAAGTTCCTCGAGTCGCTGCCGCCGGCCACGCGCGTCGGAGATTTCGCCAAGCTCGGACCGGCTTGGAAAAAGATCCGAGATTCAGTTCCTGGTTCCTAG
- a CDS encoding ATP-binding cassette domain-containing protein, with the protein MDLLLLKGVVVGYRKDRPLLPPIDFAVRQADVVGILGPNGSGKTTLLRTLLGLQPALGGEIQKPLGRPPRVAYVPQGHRPDFAYPLSALQVALMGRYGLAGVGRRTGPEDEKIVLEQLEAVGLGKQAHQPFRSLSGGQRQRVLVARALAAVPELLVLDEPTSEMDPAAEHALLSLVSELATARRVAVLFVTHEISAAAGFARQVMLMDGPQKYFEAGPVEDYISSARMSRLYGRPVEVKREDGRTLVWLSGSVAPRGPEAQS; encoded by the coding sequence GTGGACCTCCTCCTGTTGAAGGGGGTGGTGGTCGGGTACCGCAAGGACCGACCGCTGCTCCCGCCGATCGACTTTGCAGTGCGACAAGCAGACGTGGTGGGCATCCTCGGGCCGAACGGCTCGGGCAAGACCACCTTGCTGCGCACCTTGCTCGGGCTGCAGCCTGCGCTGGGCGGCGAGATCCAGAAGCCGCTCGGACGCCCGCCGCGCGTGGCCTACGTGCCTCAAGGCCACCGCCCAGACTTCGCCTATCCGCTCTCGGCGCTGCAGGTGGCGCTGATGGGCCGCTACGGCCTCGCGGGCGTCGGACGCCGCACCGGGCCGGAGGACGAGAAGATCGTCCTCGAGCAGCTCGAGGCGGTGGGCCTGGGCAAGCAGGCGCACCAGCCGTTCCGCTCGCTCTCGGGCGGACAGCGGCAGCGCGTCCTGGTGGCGCGGGCGCTCGCGGCGGTGCCGGAGCTGCTGGTGCTCGACGAACCGACCAGCGAGATGGACCCGGCCGCGGAGCACGCGCTGCTCTCGCTGGTGTCGGAGCTCGCCACGGCGCGGCGGGTGGCGGTGCTCTTCGTGACCCACGAGATCAGCGCCGCCGCCGGCTTCGCGCGGCAGGTGATGCTCATGGATGGCCCGCAGAAGTACTTCGAGGCCGGCCCGGTGGAGGACTACATCTCCAGCGCGCGCATGAGCCGGCTCTACGGCCGCCCCGTGGAGGTGAAGCGGGAGGACGGCCGAACGCTCGTGTGGCTGTCCGGCAGCGTGGCTCCGCGCGGACCGGAGGCTCAGTCATGA
- a CDS encoding DEAD/DEAH box helicase family protein, with translation MATSWKLGMKLVHRAQPGWGVGAVLGSAEEGRFIKVLFAGRLDGPVVLSTRDPALAAYRFPPGSPVQIGAARAPAVILGEKGKNLDGYVKYEVETAGGSKVVDEREVFAPPPEAGPIAALKAGQWDSPDHFALRQEAVTLDLQRRGDALGALFASRVMVKPYQVSVVQRVLNARAPRFVLADEVGLGKTIEAGMVLSALSQSGLGRRLLVVAPGHLTLQWLAELYRKFNLRFTLLDGERLEAERKKDPTTSPFLRHDRILTSLELLARSDEAVDALTSLEGAPDMVVFDEAHHLAGAKAFAAAEKLAKASWGVLFLTATPLALDQEEYFHLLQLLEPSAARDPADFRNRLARSGEVAELSRAVLAGASEASALADALVARFPGDAKLKQLMDAWKKRPADRDRLLEHLAEGYTLSTRLLRNRRAAVGGFPKRVLERHAVKLSADEKKFIAEAQKAFRAGQEAGDVPTGAVGGALLRRIESSPAAAAQALTGVKHAPLAKLAQKARALEGPDRDARYRALRDLLREIPKDEKVLIFSEARETLTMLAAQLERDGFASAQYHGDLPAVERDRQVARFRHEDGPRVLLSSELGGEGRNFQFCRHLVHYDLPYSPAVVEQRIGRIDRVGQRRDMSIHVLEADGTTGARVTELFADAVGVFTQPVGGLDPVLDGVEEQVARLAAAGNEKDWDAYAKELRDRVELARAEIRENFDPLLDRRSLDKESVARLLVRGAERLGVIEDLPESLAERDESGPVDAGELEEGLTLLARELEERLEDVTVRLAQQAGIGVDTDEQVEAFEAAFTLGREMKIEALPGVVIPEDPETMLGSFWRDTAIEREEIEYYGSGHRLVEALIGLARDGQVGRSTFRKIPARERALGFQFRFLWELPEAADVAGGTRVPSRAAQRLLPRMSLDVVITAPDGGQPKLRKDLVEKLVDPDLEAEPMRREAVPLDKLVQPLEAALALATAEAKRALAEDVGQAKARLEQDREAAAARLQLRLARAEGAEKKGLEQEGAAEREFFDDIGEALDQLRTELDAAAGFLLS, from the coding sequence ATGGCGACCTCCTGGAAGCTGGGCATGAAGCTCGTCCACCGCGCGCAGCCGGGCTGGGGCGTGGGAGCGGTGCTGGGCAGCGCGGAAGAAGGGCGCTTCATCAAGGTGCTCTTCGCCGGCCGCCTCGACGGCCCGGTGGTCCTCTCCACCCGCGACCCCGCGCTCGCCGCCTACCGCTTTCCGCCCGGCTCGCCGGTGCAGATCGGCGCGGCGCGCGCGCCCGCGGTGATCCTCGGCGAGAAGGGCAAGAACCTCGACGGCTATGTGAAGTACGAAGTCGAGACCGCAGGCGGCAGCAAGGTCGTCGACGAGCGCGAGGTCTTCGCGCCGCCGCCCGAGGCCGGCCCAATCGCGGCGCTCAAGGCCGGCCAGTGGGACTCGCCGGATCATTTCGCCCTGCGCCAGGAGGCCGTGACGCTCGACCTGCAGCGCCGCGGCGACGCGCTCGGTGCGCTCTTCGCCAGCCGCGTGATGGTGAAGCCGTACCAGGTGTCGGTGGTGCAGCGCGTGCTCAACGCGCGCGCGCCGCGCTTCGTGCTCGCCGACGAGGTGGGTCTCGGCAAGACCATCGAAGCGGGCATGGTGCTGAGCGCGCTTTCGCAGAGCGGGCTGGGGCGGCGGTTGCTGGTCGTCGCGCCGGGGCACCTGACGCTGCAGTGGCTCGCGGAACTGTATAGAAAATTCAATTTGCGATTTACGTTGCTCGACGGCGAGCGGCTCGAGGCGGAGCGCAAGAAGGATCCCACCACGTCGCCGTTCTTGCGGCACGATCGCATCCTCACCTCTCTGGAGCTGCTGGCGCGCTCGGACGAAGCCGTGGACGCGCTCACCTCGCTCGAGGGCGCTCCGGACATGGTGGTCTTCGACGAAGCCCACCACCTCGCCGGCGCCAAGGCCTTCGCTGCCGCGGAGAAGCTGGCGAAGGCGAGCTGGGGCGTGCTCTTCCTTACCGCCACGCCGCTCGCGCTGGATCAGGAGGAGTACTTTCATCTTCTGCAATTGCTCGAGCCCTCGGCCGCGCGCGATCCGGCGGACTTCCGCAACCGGCTGGCGCGCTCGGGTGAAGTGGCCGAGCTCTCGCGCGCGGTGCTCGCGGGCGCCTCCGAGGCCTCAGCGCTGGCCGACGCGCTGGTGGCGCGCTTTCCAGGCGATGCGAAGCTGAAGCAGCTCATGGACGCGTGGAAGAAGCGCCCCGCGGATCGCGACCGGCTGCTCGAGCACCTGGCCGAGGGCTATACATTATCGACGCGCCTGCTCCGCAACCGCCGGGCGGCCGTGGGCGGCTTTCCCAAGCGCGTGCTCGAGCGGCACGCGGTGAAGCTCTCGGCCGACGAGAAGAAGTTCATCGCCGAGGCACAGAAGGCGTTCCGCGCAGGCCAGGAAGCGGGCGACGTGCCCACGGGCGCTGTCGGTGGCGCGCTGCTTCGTCGCATCGAGAGCTCGCCCGCGGCGGCGGCGCAGGCGCTCACCGGCGTGAAGCACGCGCCGCTGGCCAAGCTGGCGCAGAAGGCGCGCGCCCTCGAAGGACCGGATCGCGACGCGCGCTATCGCGCACTGCGCGACCTGCTGCGCGAGATTCCGAAGGACGAGAAGGTGCTCATCTTCAGCGAGGCGCGCGAGACGCTGACCATGCTCGCGGCGCAGCTCGAGCGCGATGGCTTCGCGAGCGCGCAGTACCACGGCGACCTGCCCGCGGTGGAGCGCGACCGCCAGGTGGCCCGGTTCCGCCACGAGGACGGCCCGCGCGTGCTGCTCTCGAGCGAGCTCGGCGGCGAAGGTCGCAACTTTCAGTTTTGTCGACACCTGGTTCATTACGATTTGCCCTACTCGCCAGCGGTGGTGGAGCAGCGCATCGGCCGAATCGATCGCGTGGGCCAGCGCCGCGACATGTCCATCCACGTGCTCGAGGCCGACGGCACCACCGGCGCGCGCGTGACCGAGCTCTTCGCCGATGCGGTGGGCGTGTTCACCCAGCCGGTGGGCGGATTGGATCCCGTGCTCGACGGCGTGGAAGAGCAGGTGGCCAGGCTCGCCGCCGCCGGCAACGAGAAGGATTGGGACGCGTACGCCAAGGAGCTGCGCGACCGCGTGGAGCTCGCGCGCGCCGAGATCCGCGAGAACTTCGATCCCCTGCTCGATCGCCGCTCGCTCGACAAGGAGTCGGTGGCGCGGCTGCTGGTGCGCGGCGCCGAGCGGCTGGGCGTAATCGAGGACCTGCCCGAGTCGCTGGCGGAGCGCGACGAGAGCGGGCCGGTCGACGCGGGCGAGCTCGAGGAGGGCCTCACCCTGCTCGCGCGCGAGCTGGAGGAACGCCTCGAGGACGTGACCGTGCGGCTCGCGCAGCAGGCGGGCATCGGCGTGGACACCGACGAGCAGGTGGAGGCCTTCGAGGCCGCGTTCACGCTGGGGCGCGAGATGAAGATCGAGGCGCTGCCGGGCGTGGTGATCCCCGAAGATCCGGAGACGATGCTCGGCTCGTTCTGGCGCGACACCGCCATCGAGCGCGAAGAGATCGAGTACTACGGCTCGGGTCATCGATTGGTCGAGGCGCTCATCGGCCTCGCGCGCGACGGCCAGGTGGGCCGCAGCACGTTCCGCAAGATCCCCGCGCGCGAGCGCGCGCTCGGGTTCCAGTTCCGCTTTTTGTGGGAGCTGCCCGAGGCCGCGGACGTGGCCGGTGGCACGCGCGTGCCCTCGCGCGCGGCGCAGCGCTTGTTGCCGCGCATGAGCCTGGACGTGGTGATCACCGCGCCCGACGGCGGCCAGCCCAAGCTGCGCAAGGATCTCGTCGAGAAGCTGGTGGATCCGGATCTCGAGGCTGAGCCGATGCGCCGCGAGGCGGTGCCGCTCGACAAGCTGGTGCAGCCGCTGGAGGCCGCGCTGGCGCTGGCGACGGCCGAGGCCAAGCGCGCGCTCGCCGAGGACGTGGGCCAGGCCAAGGCGCGGCTCGAGCAGGATCGCGAGGCGGCGGCGGCGCGGCTGCAGCTCCGGCTCGCGCGTGCCGAGGGCGCGGAGAAGAAGGGCCTGGAGCAGGAAGGCGCCGCGGAGCGCGAGTTCTTCGACGACATCGGCGAGGCGCTGGATCAGCTCCGCACCGAGCTCGACGCGGCCGCGGGCTTCTTGCTGAGTTAA
- a CDS encoding cyclic nucleotide-binding domain-containing protein, translating into MEPNPALEKFLHSIPLFELVKKEDLVELLRLVRPIQLAQGEVIFQEGDVGGAMWVLGPETEVALTVGPDARPLATLTGGDTLGEMSLIDDAVRSATATVKKAGGAYRIEASDFDVLRDQQRPAAYNVLRKMARDMSLRLRMVSVQIVPEGVGQPEPATKVNEGTRLHASTLDDFWPLRDTPATARLALAQKLTERTLQPGEMVCREGEPSDAIFMLVAGEVETRRHGTPFLVLGPGSLFGLVSTLDGGNRSASVVARSESRVWRLGSADFEMLFQAGNRFAYRLVELVSRQLAANLRQANSTLVAHTAAPGEQGLTASSLGELDFKLTL; encoded by the coding sequence ATGGAGCCGAATCCCGCCCTCGAGAAGTTCCTGCACTCCATCCCGCTCTTCGAGCTGGTGAAGAAGGAGGACCTCGTCGAGCTCTTGCGGCTGGTGCGGCCCATCCAGCTCGCGCAGGGCGAGGTCATCTTCCAGGAGGGCGACGTCGGCGGGGCCATGTGGGTGCTCGGCCCGGAGACCGAGGTCGCCCTCACCGTCGGCCCCGACGCGCGCCCGCTGGCCACGCTCACCGGCGGCGACACCCTGGGCGAGATGTCGCTCATCGACGACGCCGTCCGCTCGGCCACCGCCACGGTGAAGAAGGCCGGCGGCGCCTACCGCATCGAGGCGTCCGACTTCGACGTCCTCCGCGATCAGCAGCGCCCCGCCGCCTACAACGTGCTCCGCAAGATGGCCCGGGACATGTCGCTGCGGCTGCGCATGGTCTCGGTGCAGATCGTGCCCGAGGGTGTGGGTCAGCCCGAGCCGGCCACGAAGGTGAACGAGGGCACGCGCCTGCACGCGAGCACCCTCGACGACTTCTGGCCCCTGCGCGATACGCCCGCCACCGCGCGCCTGGCCTTGGCGCAGAAGCTCACCGAGCGCACGCTCCAGCCGGGCGAGATGGTCTGCCGCGAGGGCGAGCCCAGCGACGCCATCTTCATGCTCGTGGCCGGCGAGGTGGAGACGCGTCGACACGGCACGCCGTTCCTGGTGCTCGGGCCGGGTTCGCTGTTCGGGCTGGTGTCGACGCTCGACGGCGGCAACCGCTCGGCCAGCGTGGTGGCGCGGTCCGAATCGCGCGTGTGGCGGCTCGGCAGCGCGGACTTCGAGATGCTCTTTCAGGCCGGCAATCGCTTCGCGTACCGGCTGGTGGAGCTGGTCTCGCGGCAGCTGGCGGCGAACTTGCGGCAGGCGAACTCGACGCTCGTCGCCCACACGGCGGCGCCGGGCGAGCAGGGCCTCACCGCGAGCAGCCTGGGCGAGCTCGACTTCAAGCTCACCCTCTAA